The proteins below are encoded in one region of Oncorhynchus masou masou isolate Uvic2021 chromosome 15, UVic_Omas_1.1, whole genome shotgun sequence:
- the LOC135555364 gene encoding probable mitochondrial glutathione transporter SLC25A39 isoform X1: MGERPVVTPSAGITPVQQMLASGTGALLTSVFVTPLDVVKIRLQAQQTPFYQALAADSASWSGVIRPSKWKCFLYCNGLMDHIYVCQYGASCTSWYKTPTHFSGTLDAFVKITRNEGVRSLWSGLPPTLVMAVPATVIYFTCYDQLRDLLRYGMGFQGNYIPLVAGGLARLGAVSVISPLELVRTKMQSRKLTYSELRVCIRSSVAQDGWLSLWRGWGPTVLRDVPFSALYWFNYELVKAQLCDQYNVSQATFSISFTAGAISGAVAAIVTLPFDVVKTRRQIQLGEMETLGVPVKNPTSTWHIMRGIWAESGYRGLFAGFLPRVIKVAPACAVMISTYEFGKIFFQKMNLDREQQAC; this comes from the exons ATGGGGGAGCGGCCTGTTGTTACCCCCTCAGCTGGGATCACTCCAGTGCAGCAGATGCTGGCCTCTGGCACTGGGGCGCTGCTCACATCAGTGTTCG tCACACCACTGGACGTGGTGAAGATAAGGCTGCAGGCCCAGCAAACACCATTCTATCAAG CTTTAGCTGCTGACTCTGCTTCGTGGAGTGGTGTAATCCGCCCCTCCAAAT ggaAGTGCTTCCTGTATTGTAATGGCCTGATGGATCACATCTATGTGTGTCAGTATGGGGCCAGCTGCACCAGCTGGTACAAAACACCAACCCACTTCAGTGGCACCCTG GATGCTTTTGTGAAGATTACGCGCAACGAGGGGGTCAGGTCTCTGTGGAGCGGGCTGCCTCCCACACT GGTGATGGCGGTGCCTGCCACGGTCATCTACTTCACCTGCTATGACCAGCTCAGAGACTTACTGCGCTACGGCATGGGGTTCCAAGGCAACTACATCCCCCTGGTGGCTGGGGGTCTCGCTAGAT TGGGAGCAGTGAGTGTGATCAGCCCATTAGAGCTGGTGCGTACCAAGATGCAGTCCCGGAAGCTGACCTACAGCGAGCTGAGGGTGTGTATCCGCTCTAGTGTTGCCCAGGATGGCTGGCTGTCCCTGTGGAGGGGCTGGGGACCCACCGTCCTACGAGACGTCCCCTTCTCAG CCCTATACTGGTTCAACTATGAGCTGGTGAAGGCCCAGCTGTGTGATCAGTACAATGTGTCTCAGGCCACCTTCTCCATCAGCTTCACAGCAGGGGCAATCTCTGGAGCT GTGGCTGCCATCGTGACCCTACCTTTTGATGTGGTGAAGACACGAAGACAGATCcaactgggagagatggagacactgGGAG TCCCTGTGAAGAATCCCACATCCACATGGCATATCATGAGGGGAATTTGGGCTGAATCGGGATACAGGGGGCTCTTTGCAG GTTTCCTACCCAGGGTGATCAAAGTGGCCCCCGCCTGTGCTGTCATGATCAGCACCTATGAGTTTGGGAAGATCTTCTTCCAGAAGATGAACCTTGACCGGGAGCAACAGGCCTGCtga
- the LOC135555364 gene encoding probable mitochondrial glutathione transporter SLC25A39 isoform X2 has translation MGERPVVTPSAGITPVQQMLASGTGALLTSVFVTPLDVVKIRLQAQQTPFYQGKCFLYCNGLMDHIYVCQYGASCTSWYKTPTHFSGTLDAFVKITRNEGVRSLWSGLPPTLVMAVPATVIYFTCYDQLRDLLRYGMGFQGNYIPLVAGGLARLGAVSVISPLELVRTKMQSRKLTYSELRVCIRSSVAQDGWLSLWRGWGPTVLRDVPFSALYWFNYELVKAQLCDQYNVSQATFSISFTAGAISGAVAAIVTLPFDVVKTRRQIQLGEMETLGVPVKNPTSTWHIMRGIWAESGYRGLFAGFLPRVIKVAPACAVMISTYEFGKIFFQKMNLDREQQAC, from the exons ATGGGGGAGCGGCCTGTTGTTACCCCCTCAGCTGGGATCACTCCAGTGCAGCAGATGCTGGCCTCTGGCACTGGGGCGCTGCTCACATCAGTGTTCG tCACACCACTGGACGTGGTGAAGATAAGGCTGCAGGCCCAGCAAACACCATTCTATCAAG ggaAGTGCTTCCTGTATTGTAATGGCCTGATGGATCACATCTATGTGTGTCAGTATGGGGCCAGCTGCACCAGCTGGTACAAAACACCAACCCACTTCAGTGGCACCCTG GATGCTTTTGTGAAGATTACGCGCAACGAGGGGGTCAGGTCTCTGTGGAGCGGGCTGCCTCCCACACT GGTGATGGCGGTGCCTGCCACGGTCATCTACTTCACCTGCTATGACCAGCTCAGAGACTTACTGCGCTACGGCATGGGGTTCCAAGGCAACTACATCCCCCTGGTGGCTGGGGGTCTCGCTAGAT TGGGAGCAGTGAGTGTGATCAGCCCATTAGAGCTGGTGCGTACCAAGATGCAGTCCCGGAAGCTGACCTACAGCGAGCTGAGGGTGTGTATCCGCTCTAGTGTTGCCCAGGATGGCTGGCTGTCCCTGTGGAGGGGCTGGGGACCCACCGTCCTACGAGACGTCCCCTTCTCAG CCCTATACTGGTTCAACTATGAGCTGGTGAAGGCCCAGCTGTGTGATCAGTACAATGTGTCTCAGGCCACCTTCTCCATCAGCTTCACAGCAGGGGCAATCTCTGGAGCT GTGGCTGCCATCGTGACCCTACCTTTTGATGTGGTGAAGACACGAAGACAGATCcaactgggagagatggagacactgGGAG TCCCTGTGAAGAATCCCACATCCACATGGCATATCATGAGGGGAATTTGGGCTGAATCGGGATACAGGGGGCTCTTTGCAG GTTTCCTACCCAGGGTGATCAAAGTGGCCCCCGCCTGTGCTGTCATGATCAGCACCTATGAGTTTGGGAAGATCTTCTTCCAGAAGATGAACCTTGACCGGGAGCAACAGGCCTGCtga
- the LOC135555364 gene encoding probable mitochondrial glutathione transporter SLC25A39 isoform X3, translated as MDHIYVCQYGASCTSWYKTPTHFSGTLDAFVKITRNEGVRSLWSGLPPTLVMAVPATVIYFTCYDQLRDLLRYGMGFQGNYIPLVAGGLARLGAVSVISPLELVRTKMQSRKLTYSELRVCIRSSVAQDGWLSLWRGWGPTVLRDVPFSALYWFNYELVKAQLCDQYNVSQATFSISFTAGAISGAVAAIVTLPFDVVKTRRQIQLGEMETLGVPVKNPTSTWHIMRGIWAESGYRGLFAGFLPRVIKVAPACAVMISTYEFGKIFFQKMNLDREQQAC; from the exons ATGGATCACATCTATGTGTGTCAGTATGGGGCCAGCTGCACCAGCTGGTACAAAACACCAACCCACTTCAGTGGCACCCTG GATGCTTTTGTGAAGATTACGCGCAACGAGGGGGTCAGGTCTCTGTGGAGCGGGCTGCCTCCCACACT GGTGATGGCGGTGCCTGCCACGGTCATCTACTTCACCTGCTATGACCAGCTCAGAGACTTACTGCGCTACGGCATGGGGTTCCAAGGCAACTACATCCCCCTGGTGGCTGGGGGTCTCGCTAGAT TGGGAGCAGTGAGTGTGATCAGCCCATTAGAGCTGGTGCGTACCAAGATGCAGTCCCGGAAGCTGACCTACAGCGAGCTGAGGGTGTGTATCCGCTCTAGTGTTGCCCAGGATGGCTGGCTGTCCCTGTGGAGGGGCTGGGGACCCACCGTCCTACGAGACGTCCCCTTCTCAG CCCTATACTGGTTCAACTATGAGCTGGTGAAGGCCCAGCTGTGTGATCAGTACAATGTGTCTCAGGCCACCTTCTCCATCAGCTTCACAGCAGGGGCAATCTCTGGAGCT GTGGCTGCCATCGTGACCCTACCTTTTGATGTGGTGAAGACACGAAGACAGATCcaactgggagagatggagacactgGGAG TCCCTGTGAAGAATCCCACATCCACATGGCATATCATGAGGGGAATTTGGGCTGAATCGGGATACAGGGGGCTCTTTGCAG GTTTCCTACCCAGGGTGATCAAAGTGGCCCCCGCCTGTGCTGTCATGATCAGCACCTATGAGTTTGGGAAGATCTTCTTCCAGAAGATGAACCTTGACCGGGAGCAACAGGCCTGCtga
- the LOC135555366 gene encoding large ribosomal subunit protein uL3 gives MSHRKFSAPRHGSLGFLPRKRSRRHRGKVKSFPKDDPSKPVHLTAFLGYKAGMTHIVREVDRPGSKVNKKEVVEAVTIVETPPMVVVGVVGYVETPRGLRSFKTIFAEHISDECKRRFYRNWYKSKKKAFTKYCKKWQDDEGKKQLEKDFASMKKYCQVVRIIAHTQMRLLPLRQKKSHLMEVQLNGGSISDKVDWAREKLEQSIPITNVFTQDEMIDVIGVTKGHGYKGVTSRWHTKKLPRKTHRGLRKVACIGAWHPSRVAFSVARAGQKGYHHRTEINKKIYKIGQGYHTKDGKLVKNNAATEYDLSNKSITPLGGFVHYGEVTNDFVMLKGCTIGVKKRVLTLRKSLLVQSSRRATEKIDLKFIDTTSKFGHGRFQTVEEKKAFMGPLKKDRIAKEETA, from the exons ATG TCCCACCGTAAATTTTCGGCTCCCCGCCACGGATCCTTGGGCTTCCTGCCCCGTAAGAGAAGCAGACGTCACCGTGGTAAGGTGAAGAGTTTCCCCAAGGATGACCCCAGCAAGCCAGTCCACTTGACTGCCTTCCTTGGCTACAAGGCTGGCATGACTCACATCGTGCGTGAAGTCGACAGACCTGGCTCAA AGGTGAACAAGAAGGAAGTGGTTGAGGCTGTGACCATTGTGGAGACTCCTCCCATGGTTGTGGTGGGTGTTGTGGGTTATGTCGAGACCCCCCGTGGCCTGCGTTCCTTCAAGACTATCTTCGCTGAGCACATCAGTGATGAGTGCAAGCGTCGTTTCTACAGGAACTG GTACAAGTCCAAGAAGAAGGCCTTCACAAAGTACTGCAAGAAGTGGCAGGATGACGAGGGCAAGAAGCAGCTGGAGAAGGACTTCGCCTCCATGAAGAAGTACTGCCAGGTCGTCCGCATCATCGCCCACACGCAG atGAGGCTTTTGCCCCTCAGGCAGAAGAAGTCCCACCTGATGGAGGTGCAGCTCAATGGAGGCTCCATATCTGACAAGGTGGACTGGGCCCGTGAGAAGCTGGAGCAGTCTATCCCCATCACCAATGTCTTCACCCAGGATGAGATGATCGATGTCATCGGTGTCACAAAGGGTCACGGATACAAAG GTGTCACCAGCCGTTGGCACACAAAGAAGCTCCCCCGTAAGACCCATCGTGGTCTGCGTAAGGTGGCCTGTATCGGTGCCTGGCATCCCTCCCGTGTGGCCTTCTCTGTGGCCCGTGCTGGTCAGAAGGGCTACCACCACCGCACAGAGATCAACAAGAAGATATACAAGATCGGCCAGGGCTACCACACCAAGGACGGCAAGCTGGTGAAGAACAACGCCGCCACGGAGTACGATCTGTCCAACAAGAGCATCACCCCTTTGGGTGGCTTTGTCCATTACGGGGAGGTGACCAATGACTTTGTCATGCTGAAGGGCTGCACAATCGGAGTCAAGAAGAGGGTGCTAACCCTGCGTAAG TCTCTGTTGGTGCAGTCGAGCCGTCGTGCCACGGAGAAGATCGACCTCAAGTTCATCGACACCACCTCCAAGTTTGGCCACGGCCGCTTCCAGACAGTGGAGGAAAAGAAGGCATTCATG GGACCACTCAAGAAGGACCGCATTGCCAAGGAAGAGACTGCCTAA